A region from the Brassica napus cultivar Da-Ae chromosome C8, Da-Ae, whole genome shotgun sequence genome encodes:
- the LOC111210302 gene encoding uncharacterized protein LOC111210302: MKTTHTNKHTGEIDDGVVRDVLSLIETQKEDEETRLSQLQTDLDATSTASTNLSRIRINEIVESSVPKKKGRLVGLGRRARSVPPSAPQPYVDPEVLMDQLKDKDDCIAALEQKMADQEAGWEATRRQNGRQRGGRTSK, encoded by the exons ATGAAGACGACGCATACCAACAAGCACACCGGGGagattgatgatggtgttgTGAGGGATGTGCTCAGCCTGATCGAAACTCAGAAGGAAGACGAAGAGACCCGTctatctcagcttcaaaccgacctGGACGccacttcgacggcttcgaccaacttgtcccggattcgaatcaacgaaatcgttgaatcg tcggttccaaagaagaagggacgtttggtcggtttgggtcgtcgagcccggtcggttcctccttctgcaccacagccctatgttgatccagaagtgcttatggaccagttgaaggacaaagatgactGCATAGCTGCGTTGGAGCAAAAGATGGCGGATCAAGAGGCGGGATGGGAGGCAACGAGGAGGCAGAACGGGAGGCAACGAGGAGGCAGaacgagcaaatga
- the LOC111206219 gene encoding sterol 14-demethylase-like: protein MTFLIGPEVSAHFFKAPESDLSQQEVYQFNVPTFGPGVVFDVDYSVRQEQFRFFTEALRVNNLKGYVDMMVTEAEDFFSKWGERGEVDLKDELERLIILTASRCLLGREVRDQLFDDVSALFHDLDNGMLPISVLFPYLPLPAHRRRDRARQKLSEIFSKIIGSRKRSDKAENDMLQCFIESKYKDGRQTTESEVTGLLIAALFAGQHTSSITSTWTGAYPMKYKEHFSAALDEQRKLMEKHGDKIDHDILSEMDVLYRCIKEALRLHPPLIMLMRASHCDFNVRTRDGKTYDIPKGHIVATSPAFANRLPHIFKIPESYDPDRFSVGREEDKAAGAFSYISFGGGRHGCLGEPFAYLQIKAIWSHLLRNFELELVSPFPEIDWNAMVVGVKGNVMVRYKRRQQS from the exons ATGACTTTTCTCATCGGTCCTGAAGTTTCTGCTCATTTCTTCAAAGCTCCTGAGTCTGATCTCAGCCAGCAGGAAGTGTACCAGTTCAATGTGCCTACTTTTGGCCCTGGAGTTGTCTTCGATGTTGACTACTCAGTTCGTCAGGAGCAGTTTAGGTTCTTCACTGAGGCACTTAGAGTCAATAATTTGAAAGGTTATGTCGACATGATGGTTACTGAAGCTGag GACTTCTTCTCGAAATGGGGAGAGAGAGGTGAAGTTGATCTAAAGGATGAGCTAGAGCGTCTCATCATCTTAACCGCTAGCAGATGTCTACTAGGTAGAGAAGTTCGTGACCAGCTTTTCGATGACGTCTCTGCTTTGTTCCATGACCTTGACAATGGAATGCTTCCCATCAGTGTCCTCTTCCCCTACCTCCCGCTTCCAGCTCACCGTCGCCGCGACCGCGCCAGGCAAAAGCTCTCCGAGATCTTCTCAAAGATCATAGGATCAAGAAAACGTTCAGACAAAGCCGAAAACGACATGTTGCAGTGTTTCATCGAGTCAAAGTACAAAGACGGTAGGCAGACGACTGAATCCGAGGTGACGGGTTTGCTCATCGCTGCTCTGTTCGCAGGACAGCACACTAGCTCCATCACTTCCACGTGGACCGGTGCTTACCCGATGAAATACAAGGAACACTTCTCAGCCGCTTTGGATGAGCAGAGGAAGCTAATGGAGAAGCACGGAGACAAGATTGATCACGACATCTTATCCGAGATGGATGTTCTCTACCGATGCATTAAAGAAGCCTTGAGGCTTCACCCTCCGTTGATCATGCTCATGAGAGCTTCCCACTGTGACTTCAACGTCAGGACAAGGGATGGTAAAACGTATGACATCCCGAAGGGTCATATCGTTGCGACCTCGCCTGCATTTGCCAACCGCTTGCCGCATATCTTCAAGATCCCTGAAAGCTACGACCCTGATAGATTCTCGGTGGGAAGAGAAGAGGACAAAGCCGCAGGAGCGTTTTCGTACATTTCGTTCGGTGGAGGTAGGCACGGGTGTCTTGGAGAGCCATTTGCTTACCTGCAGATCAAAGCTATATGGAGTCATTTGCTGAGGAACTTTGAGCTTGAGTTGGTTTCACCGTTTCCTGAGATTGACTGGAACGCTATGGTGGTTGGTGTTAAAGGCAATGTGATGGTGCGTTACAAGCGGCGCCAACAGTCTTAA
- the LOC106412992 gene encoding uncharacterized protein LOC106412992 — translation MCIMIQCKSRYMFVYNSIHVLSLNVRLPIVIVFFSLMNTGDESLSLHRRKIYISSVERSSHKKSKGFKVSARKLASRLQKLPPKADGAERFSYQVCDNLVWSLRYHNVDFLCLLKMLQMEGITKWDLGSCRTYYSVEPYEKFQEEENIDGGLVPRLQDELWKAQSRIKELETEKIGSKENGIRNQRISWEENTDSLFDYLKEKLSKEREERKRANAENSMLKKKVLEMESTANRLRRERDTLEKVCEELVTRIDELKVETRRIWNETEEERQMLQMAEMWREERVRVKLTDAKLSLQEKYEEMTWFVDELEKGLEMVREVGGVEVMMRLRRGELLIKKARSLEDAANDIDFEKFKFVSDDDN, via the coding sequence ATGTGCATTATGATTCAATGTAAATCCAGATATATGTTTGTATATAATTCTATACATGTGTTGTCCCTGAATGTTCGACTCCCAATTGTCATTGTATTTTTTTCCCTTATGAACACCGGGGACGAGTCACTCTCTCTTCATCGCCGGAAAATATACATCTCCTCCGTCGAACGTTCAAGTCACAAGAAATCAAAAGGGTTCAAAGTCTCTGCGAGGAAGCTTGCGTCAAGGCTTCAGAAGCTTCCTCCTAAAGCTGACGGTGCAGAACGTTTTAGCTATCAGGTTTGTGATAATTTGGTTTGGTCTCTGAGATATCACAACGTTGATTTTCTTTGCCTTTTAAAAATGTTGCAGATGGAGGGGATAACTAAGTGGGACTTGGGATCATGCCGAACGTATTACTCCGTTGAACCTTATGAGAAGtttcaagaagaagagaatatAGACGGTGGCCTCGTTCCTCGTCTTCAAGATGAGCTATGGAAGGCTCAATCTAGAATCAAAGAGCTTGAAACAGAGAAGATTGGATCAAAGGAAAATGGTATAAGAAACCAAAGAATAAGCTGGGAAGAAAATACTGATTCACTTTTTGATTACTTGAAGGAGAAGTTAAGCAAAGAAAGGGAAGAGAGGAAAAGAGCTAATGCTGAGAATTCTATGTTAAAGAAGAAGGTGTTGGAGATGGAATCAACAGCAAATCGGTTGAGGAGAGAAAGAGACACACTAGAGAAGGTGTGCGAGGAACTGGTGACGAGGATAGATGAACTGAAGGTGGAAACAAGGAGGATATGGAATGAGACGGAGGAGGAAAGGCAGATGTTGCAAATGGCTGAGATGTGGAGGGAGGAAAGAGTTAGGGTCAAGTTGACGGATGCTAAACTTTCCTTGCAAGAAAAGTATGAAGAGATGACTTGGTTTGTGGATGAGTTAGAGAAAGGTTTGGAGATGGTTAGAGAAGTAGGAGGAGTTGAGGTGATGATGAGGTTGAGAAGAGGTGAACTTTTGATTAAGAAGGCAAGATCTTTGGAAGATGCAGCTAAtgatatagattttgagaaatttaagtTTGTATCTGATGATGATAATTAA